One Streptomyces drozdowiczii DNA segment encodes these proteins:
- the purD gene encoding phosphoribosylamine--glycine ligase — MKVLVIGGGAREHALCRSLSLDPDVTDLYCAPGNAGIAEVAELHPVDALNGVAVARLAAELGVGLVVVGPEAPLVAGVADSVRAAGIPCFGPSAAAAQLEGSKAFAKDVMAGAGVPTARSYVCTTPAEIDSALDAFGAPYVVKDDGLAAGKGVVVTEDVEVARAHALACDRVVIEEFLDGPEVSLFAITDGTTVLPLQPAQDFKRALDGDEGPNTGGMGAYSPLPWADPKLVDEVMESVLQPTVDELRRRGTPFSGLLYAGLAITSRGVRVIEFNARFGDPETQVVLARLRTPLAGVLLGSANGTLDELPPLAWRDEAAVTVVIASHNYPDTPRTGDPIEGLDEVAAQDAPHAYVLHAGTKRDGDTIVSAGGRVLSVTATADDLAGARERAYAAAARIRLDGSQLRSDIAKKAAEDAAAAGA; from the coding sequence GTGAAGGTCCTCGTCATCGGCGGCGGCGCCCGCGAACACGCCCTGTGCCGCTCTCTGTCCCTCGACCCCGACGTCACCGATCTGTACTGCGCCCCCGGCAACGCCGGCATCGCAGAGGTGGCCGAACTGCACCCGGTCGACGCCCTCAACGGCGTCGCCGTCGCGCGCCTCGCCGCCGAGCTGGGCGTCGGGCTGGTGGTCGTCGGCCCGGAGGCGCCGCTCGTCGCCGGTGTCGCCGACTCGGTGCGCGCCGCGGGCATCCCGTGCTTCGGCCCGTCCGCCGCCGCCGCGCAGCTGGAGGGCTCGAAGGCGTTCGCCAAGGACGTCATGGCCGGGGCGGGCGTGCCCACCGCCCGCAGCTACGTGTGCACCACGCCCGCCGAGATCGACAGCGCCCTCGACGCGTTCGGCGCCCCCTACGTGGTCAAGGACGACGGTCTGGCCGCGGGCAAGGGCGTCGTCGTGACCGAGGACGTCGAGGTGGCCCGCGCCCACGCGCTGGCCTGCGACCGGGTGGTCATCGAGGAGTTCCTCGACGGCCCCGAGGTGAGCCTCTTCGCCATCACCGACGGCACCACCGTGCTGCCTCTCCAGCCCGCCCAGGACTTCAAGCGCGCGCTCGACGGCGACGAGGGCCCGAACACCGGCGGCATGGGCGCGTACTCCCCTCTGCCGTGGGCCGACCCCAAGCTGGTCGACGAGGTCATGGAATCGGTGCTCCAGCCGACCGTGGACGAGCTGCGCAGGCGCGGTACGCCGTTCTCGGGGCTGCTGTACGCGGGCCTCGCGATCACCTCGCGCGGGGTGCGGGTCATCGAGTTCAACGCCCGGTTCGGCGACCCGGAGACCCAGGTCGTCCTGGCGCGCCTGCGCACGCCGCTCGCCGGTGTGCTGCTCGGTTCCGCCAACGGCACCCTGGACGAGCTGCCGCCCCTGGCATGGCGCGACGAGGCCGCCGTCACCGTGGTCATCGCCTCGCACAACTACCCGGACACCCCGCGCACGGGCGACCCGATCGAGGGGCTGGACGAGGTCGCGGCGCAGGACGCCCCGCACGCGTATGTGCTGCACGCCGGCACCAAGCGCGACGGCGACACGATCGTCAGCGCGGGCGGCCGGGTGCTGTCCGTGACGGCGACCGCCGACGACCTCGCGGGCGCCCGTGAGCGCGCATACGCGGCGGCGGCGCGGATCCGGCTCGACGGTTCCCAGCTCCGCTCGGACATCGCGAAGAAGGCCGCGGAGGACGCGGCGGCCGCCGGAGCCTGA
- a CDS encoding sensor histidine kinase, with translation MRVRGWYRGWQERGKMERIDLYSRFTISCLPWLFALAWQGTPFDHDIRHEPLPLALGLALLLVSLAQCLLSNRNLHASYEHYLGSSVFPGRRLLAPAVLLVVAVGLLAALAGVDGVHGSGLLLMTLNAPMALVITRVLLVPVRRFLVESLCLTALITGALAVAGVRGVTLAGVVPCSLFGCVLVLISVRPSAWSMSVMWQAEQARGIQARLAVAEERLRFGRDMHDVLGRNLAVIALKSELAVELAQRGRPEAVDQMVEVQRIARASQQEVRDVVRGYREADLGTELAGAQGVLSAAGIECAVTGDSGDDLPAPVQSALGWVVREAATNVLRHGDPSRCLIRVEVTADAVVCQVENDGATPSGTAPPPASDGPGSGLAGLRERLAALDGSLEAGPVKGGLFRLTATVPLATVPSARRAPQVLRPAAMVAPGVMVRPGSGLVEE, from the coding sequence ATGCGCGTACGGGGTTGGTACCGCGGCTGGCAGGAGCGCGGCAAGATGGAGCGGATCGACCTGTACTCGCGGTTCACCATCTCCTGCCTCCCCTGGCTCTTCGCCCTGGCCTGGCAGGGGACGCCCTTCGACCACGACATCCGCCACGAACCGCTTCCGCTGGCCCTCGGCCTGGCGCTGCTCCTGGTGAGCCTCGCGCAGTGCCTGCTGAGCAACCGCAACCTGCACGCCTCCTACGAGCACTACCTGGGCAGCTCCGTCTTCCCGGGGCGGCGCCTGCTGGCCCCCGCGGTGCTGCTGGTCGTGGCCGTCGGGCTCCTGGCGGCGCTGGCCGGGGTGGACGGCGTCCACGGCTCGGGGCTGCTGCTCATGACGTTGAACGCGCCGATGGCCCTCGTGATCACGCGGGTGCTCCTGGTGCCGGTCCGCCGCTTCCTGGTCGAGTCCCTCTGCCTCACCGCCCTGATCACCGGCGCCCTCGCCGTGGCCGGCGTCCGGGGCGTCACCCTGGCCGGAGTGGTGCCCTGCAGCCTCTTCGGCTGTGTGCTGGTCCTGATCTCGGTCCGGCCCAGCGCCTGGAGCATGAGCGTCATGTGGCAGGCCGAGCAGGCCCGGGGCATACAGGCCAGGCTCGCCGTGGCGGAGGAACGGCTGCGGTTCGGGCGGGACATGCACGACGTGCTGGGCCGCAACCTCGCGGTGATCGCGCTCAAGAGCGAGCTGGCGGTGGAGCTCGCCCAGCGCGGAAGGCCCGAGGCGGTGGACCAGATGGTCGAGGTGCAGCGGATAGCGCGCGCCTCGCAACAGGAGGTGCGCGATGTGGTGCGCGGCTACCGCGAAGCCGACCTCGGCACGGAACTGGCCGGCGCGCAGGGTGTGTTGAGCGCCGCCGGGATCGAGTGCGCGGTGACCGGCGACAGCGGGGACGACCTGCCCGCGCCCGTGCAGTCGGCGCTCGGGTGGGTCGTCCGGGAGGCGGCCACCAACGTGCTGCGCCACGGCGACCCGAGCCGCTGCCTGATCCGGGTGGAGGTCACCGCCGACGCCGTGGTGTGCCAGGTGGAGAACGACGGCGCGACGCCCTCCGGGACGGCGCCCCCGCCCGCCTCCGACGGACCGGGCTCCGGGCTGGCCGGTCTCCGCGAACGGCTCGCCGCGCTGGACGGCTCGCTGGAGGCGGGCCCGGTGAAGGGCGGCCTGTTCCGGCTGACGGCGACGGTCCCGCTGGCGACGGTCCCGTCGGCACGCCGCGCGCCCCAGGTCCTGCGTCCCGCGGCCATGGTGGCCCCGGGTGTGATGGTGAGGCCGGGATCCGGCCTCGTGGAGGAATGA
- a CDS encoding ABC transporter ATP-binding protein: MTSDDMSRECVIQAEDVRRSYAGGFEAVSGVSFSVARGELFALLGTNGAGKTSTVELLEGLARPDGGTVRVLGHAPYGDRSQVRPRIGVMLQEGGFPSELSVTETVRMWAGCTSGARPTGEALELVGLGHRARVRVKQLSGGERRRLDLALALLGRPEVLFLDEPTTGLDAEGRRDTWALVRRLQEDGTTVLLTTHYLEEAEALADRLVIMHRGRIVTAGTTAEVTAARPARIRFELPEGVPAARLPLDLRAAAEGPRVEIRTHGLQDTLTELLRWAAESGVRLHGLDARSASLEEAFLDIAQSAAETEEVPVP, from the coding sequence ATGACCAGCGACGACATGTCCCGTGAGTGCGTGATCCAGGCGGAAGACGTCCGGCGCAGCTACGCCGGCGGTTTCGAGGCCGTGTCCGGCGTCTCCTTCTCCGTGGCCCGCGGCGAGCTCTTCGCCCTCCTCGGTACGAACGGGGCCGGCAAGACCTCCACCGTCGAGCTGCTGGAGGGCCTCGCCCGGCCCGACGGCGGCACGGTCCGCGTACTGGGCCACGCCCCCTACGGTGACCGCTCGCAGGTCCGCCCGCGCATAGGCGTGATGCTCCAGGAGGGCGGCTTCCCGTCCGAGTTGTCGGTCACCGAGACGGTACGGATGTGGGCGGGCTGCACCAGCGGCGCCCGGCCCACCGGCGAGGCCCTGGAGCTGGTGGGGCTCGGCCACCGCGCCCGCGTCCGGGTCAAGCAGCTCTCGGGCGGTGAGCGGCGGCGGCTCGACCTGGCGCTGGCGCTCCTCGGCCGGCCCGAGGTGCTCTTCCTCGACGAGCCGACCACCGGTCTCGACGCGGAGGGCCGCCGCGACACCTGGGCCCTGGTGCGCCGCCTCCAGGAGGACGGCACCACCGTGCTGCTCACCACGCACTACCTGGAGGAGGCCGAAGCCCTCGCGGACCGGCTGGTGATCATGCACCGCGGCCGGATCGTGACCGCGGGCACCACGGCCGAGGTGACGGCGGCCCGCCCCGCCCGCATCCGCTTCGAACTGCCCGAGGGCGTTCCGGCGGCACGGCTGCCCCTGGATCTCCGCGCCGCCGCCGAGGGCCCCCGGGTCGAGATACGGACGCACGGCCTCCAGGACACCCTGACCGAACTGCTCCGCTGGGCCGCCGAGTCGGGCGTCCGGCTCCATGGGCTCGACGCCCGCTCCGCCTCCCTCGAAGAGGCGTTCCTCGACATCGCGCAGTCCGCCGCCGAAACCGAAGAGGTGCCCGTCCCATGA
- a CDS encoding N,N-dimethylformamidase beta subunit family domain-containing protein: MGAEQIRRWESGALAHAVTDPFGQGPLPWLRGSENYFDDTGQVVPWYADPTLSGGGTRTADDVRRQIKGFTSTGAAAPGEAIDFHITVDPPQQFSVDVYRIGHYGGDGASKITTSPRLSGIVQPAPLTADRTVSCHHWWLSWRMQVPSYWSLGAYVAVLTTLDGHRSHIPFTIRDNHPADLLLVLPDVTWQAYNLYPEDGRTGASLYHAWDEEGRLLGEEDAAVTVSFDRPYAGAGLPLHVGHAYDFIRWAERYGYDLAYADTRDLHAGRVDPTRYRGLVFPGHDEYWSVPMRRAAERAREHGTSLVYLSANTMYWQVSLGPSASGVPDRLLTCRKRRGPGKPALWREIDRPEQQLLGIQYAGRVPEPHPLVVRNAEHWLWDATGAREGDEIEGLVAGEADRYFPRTTLPEHDNRILLAHSPYQDSEGVMRHQETSLYRAPSGALVFASGTFAWSPALDRPGHVDPRIQKATANLLDRICKRA; the protein is encoded by the coding sequence ATGGGGGCGGAACAGATCCGTCGGTGGGAATCGGGTGCTCTGGCGCATGCCGTGACCGACCCTTTCGGCCAGGGGCCGCTGCCGTGGCTGCGCGGCAGCGAGAACTACTTCGACGACACCGGCCAGGTCGTGCCCTGGTACGCGGACCCCACCCTGTCCGGTGGCGGCACGCGCACCGCCGACGACGTGCGCCGGCAGATCAAGGGCTTCACCTCCACGGGCGCCGCGGCCCCCGGTGAGGCGATCGACTTCCACATCACGGTGGACCCGCCGCAGCAGTTCTCCGTGGACGTCTACCGGATCGGCCACTACGGGGGCGACGGCGCCTCGAAGATCACCACGAGTCCCCGCCTGTCGGGCATCGTCCAGCCGGCGCCCCTCACCGCCGACCGCACGGTCTCCTGCCACCACTGGTGGCTGTCCTGGCGCATGCAGGTCCCCAGCTACTGGTCGCTCGGGGCGTATGTCGCCGTGCTCACCACGCTCGACGGCCACCGCTCGCACATCCCGTTCACGATCCGCGACAACCACCCGGCGGACCTGCTCCTCGTCCTCCCGGACGTCACCTGGCAGGCGTACAACCTCTATCCGGAGGACGGCCGGACCGGCGCCAGCCTCTACCACGCCTGGGACGAGGAGGGCCGGCTGCTGGGGGAGGAGGACGCGGCGGTCACCGTCTCCTTCGACCGCCCCTACGCGGGCGCCGGCCTCCCGCTGCACGTCGGGCACGCGTACGACTTCATCCGCTGGGCCGAGCGCTACGGCTACGACCTCGCCTACGCCGACACCCGCGACCTGCACGCGGGCCGGGTCGACCCCACCCGCTACCGGGGCCTGGTCTTCCCCGGCCACGACGAGTACTGGTCGGTGCCGATGCGGCGGGCCGCCGAGCGCGCCCGCGAGCACGGCACCTCGCTGGTCTACCTCTCCGCCAACACCATGTACTGGCAGGTCAGCCTGGGGCCTTCGGCGTCCGGGGTGCCGGACCGGCTGCTCACCTGCCGCAAGCGCCGGGGGCCCGGCAAGCCGGCGCTCTGGCGCGAGATCGACCGCCCGGAGCAGCAGCTGCTCGGCATCCAGTACGCGGGCCGGGTCCCCGAGCCCCACCCCCTGGTCGTGCGGAACGCGGAGCACTGGCTGTGGGACGCGACGGGCGCCCGTGAGGGCGACGAGATCGAGGGACTGGTGGCGGGCGAGGCCGACCGCTACTTCCCGCGCACCACGCTGCCGGAGCACGACAACCGCATCCTGCTCGCCCACTCCCCGTACCAGGACAGCGAGGGTGTGATGCGGCACCAGGAGACCTCGCTGTACCGGGCCCCGTCCGGCGCGCTGGTCTTCGCCTCGGGCACCTTCGCCTGGTCCCCGGCCCTGGACCGCCCCGGCCATGTGGACCCCCGCATCCAGAAGGCCACCGCCAACCTCCTCGACCGGATCTGCAAGCGCGCCTGA
- a CDS encoding histone-like nucleoid-structuring protein Lsr2 gives MAQRVVVTLSDDIDGGTAAETVTFALDGKSYEIDLNPSNAKKLRNALAPYMAAGRKQTNAGKHGKTPVPYRHTSLAPDPAAVRAWARSHRMDVPARGRIPKSVYEAFQEAS, from the coding sequence GTGGCGCAGCGCGTAGTGGTCACACTCTCCGACGACATCGACGGGGGCACGGCGGCGGAAACGGTCACCTTCGCCCTGGACGGGAAGTCGTACGAGATCGACCTCAATCCGTCCAACGCAAAGAAACTGCGGAACGCCCTGGCCCCGTACATGGCGGCCGGCCGCAAGCAGACAAATGCCGGCAAGCACGGCAAGACCCCCGTTCCGTACCGGCACACCTCGCTCGCGCCCGACCCGGCGGCGGTGCGCGCCTGGGCGCGCTCGCACCGGATGGACGTGCCCGCCCGGGGCCGCATCCCGAAGAGCGTGTACGAGGCGTTCCAGGAAGCGAGTTGA
- a CDS encoding ABC transporter permease, which yields MTTATTPAAGPARTTAVSRLTSLGRAELSLLARNRTAIFVALLMPAAMIMAMRSAFEKVDLDGTGLTVAGAALMGGVGTVLIQAVYMNLVAAYVARREELVLKRLRTGEVTDAEILAGTALPAGALALAQSAVIVGAGIAFFGLGAPERPELLVAGLLLGVVLLTALAAVTSVITRTVQTAQLTTLPLFLVSMMGSGLFIPLDIFPDRLAAVCEYLPLTGVMTLVRAGWFGGPEGSDLLGAALTGLVWTALAVFAVQRWFRWDPRR from the coding sequence ATGACCACCGCCACCACCCCCGCCGCCGGCCCCGCGCGCACGACGGCCGTGAGCCGGCTGACGTCCCTCGGCCGGGCCGAGCTGTCGCTGCTCGCCCGGAACAGAACGGCGATATTCGTCGCGCTCCTCATGCCGGCGGCCATGATCATGGCGATGAGGTCGGCGTTCGAGAAGGTCGACCTCGACGGCACGGGCCTGACCGTCGCCGGAGCCGCGCTCATGGGCGGTGTCGGGACGGTACTCATCCAGGCCGTCTACATGAACCTGGTCGCCGCCTACGTCGCCCGGCGCGAGGAGCTGGTCCTGAAGCGGTTGCGCACCGGCGAGGTCACCGACGCGGAGATCCTGGCGGGGACCGCCCTTCCGGCCGGCGCCCTCGCCCTGGCCCAGAGCGCGGTGATCGTCGGCGCCGGAATCGCCTTCTTCGGGCTCGGCGCACCGGAGCGCCCCGAACTGCTGGTGGCGGGACTGCTGTTGGGCGTGGTGCTGCTGACGGCCCTGGCCGCCGTCACCTCGGTGATCACCCGAACCGTGCAGACCGCGCAGCTGACGACGCTGCCCCTGTTCCTCGTCTCGATGATGGGCTCGGGCCTCTTCATCCCGCTGGACATATTCCCCGACCGGCTCGCGGCGGTCTGCGAATACCTTCCGCTGACCGGTGTGATGACCCTGGTCCGGGCCGGCTGGTTCGGCGGCCCCGAGGGCTCCGACCTGCTCGGCGCCGCGCTGACCGGGCTGGTCTGGACGGCGCTGGCCGTGTTTGCTGTGCAGCGGTGGTTCCGCTGGGACCCCCGCCGCTGA
- a CDS encoding type I-E CRISPR-associated protein Cas6/Cse3/CasE, translating into MATQTLLTLEARHPFAAKSLVDAQDMHRTVMSGFPGWVDDGSPDPRAQMSVLSTWTVDLRQARLSLVVQSSVPADWTGLPSAALAEAPHTLTLDRTFRPGDRVDFRTIVNPVRTLPPPPGSPPKTRGARVPHTRPEHVKRWFARRLQPLGRPPTAQDGVVRIGADTDLERLAVRMLPRVSSPAPHKGLRIARAELKGTLTVTDPTAFVAALTRGIGHARAYSCGLLLVR; encoded by the coding sequence GTGGCCACCCAGACGCTGCTGACCCTGGAGGCCCGGCACCCCTTCGCCGCGAAGTCGCTCGTTGACGCTCAGGACATGCACCGGACGGTGATGAGCGGATTCCCCGGCTGGGTGGACGACGGCAGCCCCGACCCACGGGCACAGATGAGTGTCCTGTCGACCTGGACCGTCGATCTCCGTCAGGCCCGGCTCAGCCTGGTGGTCCAGTCATCGGTCCCCGCCGACTGGACTGGCCTGCCCAGCGCGGCCCTGGCCGAGGCTCCGCACACCCTCACGCTCGACCGCACCTTCCGTCCGGGCGACCGCGTCGACTTCCGTACGATCGTCAACCCGGTCCGCACGCTGCCGCCGCCGCCCGGCTCCCCGCCGAAGACCCGCGGTGCCCGCGTCCCGCACACCCGCCCGGAGCATGTGAAGCGTTGGTTCGCCCGCCGTCTGCAACCGCTCGGCCGACCCCCGACGGCTCAGGACGGGGTTGTACGCATCGGCGCCGACACAGACCTGGAAAGGCTGGCCGTACGCATGCTGCCGCGGGTCTCCAGCCCCGCCCCGCACAAGGGCCTGCGCATCGCCCGAGCAGAACTCAAGGGCACCCTCACCGTTACCGACCCCACCGCCTTCGTCGCCGCCCTCACCCGGGGCATCGGCCACGCCAGGGCGTATAGCTGCGGACTGCTGCTGGTGCGGTGA
- a CDS encoding DNA polymerase III subunit gamma and tau — MSSLALYRRYRPESFAEVIGQEHVTDPLQQALRNNRVNHAYLFSGPRGCGKTTSARILARCLNCEQGPTPTPCGECQSCQDLARNGPGSIDVIEIDAASHGGVDDARDLREKAFFGPASSRYKIYIIDEAHMVTSAGFNALLKVVEEPPEHLKFIFATTEPEKVIGTIRSRTHHYPFRLVPPGTLRDYLAEVCGRENSHVDDGVLPLVVRAGAGSVRDSMSVMDQLLAGAGDEGVTYAMATALLGYTDGSLLDSIVDAFAAGDGAAAFEVVDRVIEGGNDPRRFVADLLERLRDLVILAAVPDAGEKGLIDAPADVVERMQAQASVFGAAELSRAADLVNEGLTEMRGATSPRLQVELICARVLLPAAFDDERSLQARLDRLERGASFATTGPGPAMGYVPGPEALAHAPVPPAPSRTPGPPPPGATRSLPPRPRSRPRPRPPPPCRHRRPPRRPPPGSGQVPGPLRRPPRPPRTRGADPVAGPPRPRPAAPPHRPRRAPPPGPRPAGPPAAVPETAPGMAQGAGQVRTMWPDILEAVKNRRRFTWILLSQNAQVTGFDGSTLQIGFLNAGARDNFTSSGSEDVLRQALAEQFNAQWKIEAIVDPSGGAGQPAQPPSGGGQRPYSPPPAAPQRPAVPAPQPYERPAAPAPAPAPSPASAPQQPGPGSGSPAGPPPASYAAPEAPQPVAPEDDIPEADDPDLVDSALSGHELIVRELGATVVEEYNNE, encoded by the coding sequence GTGTCGTCCCTTGCGCTGTACCGCCGCTACCGCCCCGAGTCGTTCGCCGAGGTCATCGGTCAGGAGCATGTCACTGACCCGCTCCAGCAGGCCCTGCGGAACAACCGGGTCAATCACGCGTACCTGTTCAGCGGCCCGCGAGGCTGCGGCAAGACGACCAGTGCGCGCATCCTGGCCCGCTGTCTGAACTGCGAGCAGGGGCCCACGCCCACGCCCTGCGGGGAGTGCCAGTCCTGCCAGGACCTGGCGCGCAACGGGCCGGGGTCCATCGACGTGATCGAGATCGACGCCGCTTCGCACGGTGGCGTGGACGACGCCCGTGATCTGCGGGAGAAGGCGTTCTTCGGGCCCGCGTCGAGTCGTTACAAGATCTACATCATCGACGAGGCGCACATGGTGACGTCGGCGGGGTTCAACGCCCTGCTGAAGGTGGTGGAGGAGCCGCCGGAGCACCTGAAGTTCATCTTCGCGACCACGGAGCCCGAGAAGGTCATCGGGACCATCCGGTCGCGTACGCACCACTATCCGTTCCGCCTCGTGCCCCCCGGGACCCTGCGCGACTACCTCGCCGAGGTCTGCGGCCGGGAGAACAGCCATGTGGACGACGGCGTCCTGCCGCTCGTCGTGCGCGCCGGGGCCGGGTCCGTGCGTGACTCGATGTCCGTCATGGACCAGCTGCTCGCCGGCGCGGGCGACGAGGGCGTGACGTACGCCATGGCGACGGCACTCCTCGGCTATACGGACGGCTCCCTGCTCGACTCGATCGTGGACGCCTTCGCGGCGGGCGACGGGGCCGCCGCCTTCGAGGTCGTGGACCGGGTCATCGAGGGGGGCAACGACCCGCGCCGGTTCGTCGCCGACCTGCTGGAGCGGCTGCGCGACCTGGTGATCCTGGCCGCCGTCCCGGACGCCGGCGAGAAGGGGCTGATCGACGCGCCCGCCGACGTCGTGGAGCGGATGCAGGCCCAGGCGTCCGTGTTCGGGGCCGCCGAGTTGAGCCGCGCCGCCGACCTGGTCAACGAGGGGCTTACGGAGATGCGCGGCGCCACCTCGCCGCGCCTCCAGGTCGAGCTCATCTGCGCCCGGGTCCTGCTGCCCGCCGCCTTCGACGACGAGCGCTCCCTGCAGGCCCGGCTGGACCGGCTGGAGCGGGGCGCCTCCTTCGCCACCACCGGCCCCGGCCCCGCCATGGGGTACGTGCCCGGCCCCGAGGCCCTCGCCCACGCACCGGTCCCGCCCGCCCCCAGCCGGACACCGGGCCCGCCGCCGCCCGGGGCGACGCGCAGCCTCCCGCCCCGGCCCCGGTCGCGCCCCAGGCCCCGCCCCCCGCCCCCGTGCCGACACCGCCGCCCGCCGAGGCGCCCGCCGCCGGGCAGCGGCCAGGTGCCTGGCCCGCTGCGGCGTCCGCCCCGTCCGCCCCGGACCAGGGGCGCCGACCCGGTGGCTGGCCCACCGCGGCCGCGCCCGGCCGCACCCCCGCACCGGCCCCGCAGAGCGCCCCCGCCGGGCCCCCGCCCCGCCGGGCCCCCCGCCGCGGTGCCCGAGACCGCTCCCGGCATGGCGCAGGGCGCCGGCCAGGTGCGCACCATGTGGCCCGACATCCTGGAGGCGGTGAAGAACCGCCGACGTTTCACATGGATCCTCCTCAGCCAGAACGCCCAGGTGACCGGGTTCGACGGCAGCACCCTGCAGATCGGCTTCCTCAACGCCGGTGCGCGGGACAACTTCACGAGCAGCGGCAGCGAGGACGTGCTGCGGCAGGCGCTGGCGGAGCAGTTCAACGCCCAGTGGAAGATCGAGGCGATCGTCGACCCGTCGGGCGGCGCCGGGCAGCCCGCACAGCCCCCGTCCGGCGGCGGCCAGCGCCCCTACAGCCCACCGCCCGCCGCGCCGCAGCGCCCCGCCGTCCCCGCGCCGCAGCCATACGAGCGGCCCGCAGCCCCCGCGCCCGCCCCGGCCCCGTCGCCCGCGTCCGCCCCGCAGCAGCCGGGCCCCGGCTCCGGCTCCCCGGCCGGGCCGCCGCCCGCCTCCTACGCGGCCCCCGAGGCGCCCCAGCCGGTCGCCCCCGAGGACGACATCCCGGAGGCCGACGACCCCGACCTGGTCGACTCCGCCCTCTCCGGACACGAGCTGATCGTCCGCGAGCTGGGTGCCACGGTGGTCGAGGAGTACAACAACGAGTAG
- a CDS encoding response regulator transcription factor produces the protein MTAVRVLLADDEHLIRGALAALLALEEDLVVVAEAATGPEALAMARAHRPDVAVLDLEMPGSDGVSVATSLRAELPDCRTMIVTSHGRPGHLKRALAAGVRGFVPKTVSARQLADIIRTVRAGNRYVDPELAADAIAAGDSPLTVRETEVLELAVDGAPVAEIAERASLSQGTVRNYLSSAASKLGAENRHAAVRLARERGWV, from the coding sequence ATGACCGCGGTACGGGTACTGCTCGCCGATGACGAGCATCTGATCCGGGGCGCGCTCGCCGCCCTCCTCGCGCTGGAGGAGGACCTGGTGGTGGTCGCGGAGGCGGCGACGGGTCCGGAGGCGCTCGCCATGGCACGGGCCCACCGCCCGGATGTCGCGGTGCTCGACCTGGAGATGCCCGGGTCGGACGGTGTGAGCGTGGCCACATCGCTGCGGGCCGAACTGCCGGACTGCCGGACCATGATCGTGACCAGCCACGGCCGGCCGGGCCATCTCAAGCGGGCCCTCGCGGCGGGCGTGCGGGGCTTCGTGCCCAAGACCGTGAGCGCCCGCCAATTGGCCGACATCATCCGCACCGTACGGGCCGGGAACCGTTACGTGGACCCGGAGTTGGCGGCCGACGCGATCGCCGCCGGGGACTCGCCGCTGACCGTGCGCGAGACCGAGGTGCTGGAGCTCGCGGTCGACGGGGCGCCGGTCGCGGAGATCGCCGAGCGGGCCTCGCTCTCGCAGGGGACCGTGCGGAACTACCTCTCGTCGGCGGCGTCGAAGCTCGGGGCGGAGAACCGTCACGCGGCAGTGCGTCTCGCACGCGAGCGGGGTTGGGTATAG
- a CDS encoding phosphoribosylaminoimidazolesuccinocarboxamide synthase: MSGFVEKPEPVQVPGLTHLHTGKVRDLYRNEAGDLVMVASDRMSAYDWVLPTEIPDKGRVLTRLSMWWFDQLADLVPNHVLSTEVPAGAPDDWEGRTMICTSLRMVPVECVARGYLAGSGLVEYNASRTVCGIGLPEGLVDGSELPGAIFTPATKAAVGDHDENVSYEEVARQVGTETAVALRRTTLDVYGRARDIARERGIILADTKFEFGYAPTADGGEELIIADEVLTPDSSRFWPAASWEPGHAQPSYDKQFVRDWLTSPASGWDRKSEQPPPPLPQEIVDATRAKYIEAYELLTGTPWQ, from the coding sequence GTGTCCGGATTCGTAGAAAAGCCCGAGCCGGTGCAGGTGCCGGGACTCACCCACCTGCACACCGGCAAGGTGCGCGACCTGTACCGGAACGAGGCCGGTGACCTCGTCATGGTCGCCAGCGACCGGATGTCCGCGTACGACTGGGTGCTGCCGACCGAGATCCCGGACAAGGGCCGCGTCCTGACCCGCCTCTCGATGTGGTGGTTCGACCAGCTCGCCGACCTCGTGCCGAACCACGTCCTGTCGACCGAGGTGCCCGCCGGCGCCCCCGACGACTGGGAGGGCCGCACGATGATCTGCACGTCGCTGCGGATGGTCCCGGTCGAGTGCGTCGCCCGCGGCTACCTGGCGGGCTCCGGCCTCGTCGAGTACAACGCCTCGCGCACCGTCTGCGGCATCGGGCTCCCCGAGGGCCTGGTCGACGGCTCCGAGCTCCCGGGCGCGATCTTCACCCCCGCCACCAAGGCCGCCGTCGGTGACCACGACGAGAACGTGAGTTACGAGGAGGTGGCCCGCCAGGTCGGTACGGAGACCGCCGTCGCGCTGCGCCGGACCACCCTGGACGTCTATGGCCGGGCCCGCGACATCGCCCGCGAGCGCGGGATCATCCTCGCGGACACGAAGTTCGAGTTCGGCTACGCGCCCACCGCCGACGGCGGCGAGGAACTGATCATCGCCGACGAGGTCCTGACCCCGGACTCCTCCCGCTTCTGGCCGGCCGCCTCCTGGGAGCCGGGCCACGCCCAGCCGTCGTACGACAAGCAGTTCGTCCGCGACTGGCTGACCTCCCCGGCCTCCGGCTGGGACCGCAAGAGCGAGCAGCCTCCGCCGCCGCTGCCGCAGGAGATCGTGGACGCGACCCGCGCCAAGTACATCGAGGCGTACGAACTCCTCACCGGCACGCCCTGGCAGTGA